A region from the Vicia villosa cultivar HV-30 ecotype Madison, WI linkage group LG3, Vvil1.0, whole genome shotgun sequence genome encodes:
- the LOC131659258 gene encoding uncharacterized protein LOC131659258 — protein MRRNRSTGNLIDPLVEPERYTRARLFIRKLKKAMAEDRNQRPLKEFAQPSNEEPSSSIVNPTLTTKNFELKPALLQLVQQNQFAGLATENPNQHLKVFIQLADTLKANAATSKAIRLRLFPFSLRGKARDWLDSLTTNSITA, from the coding sequence ATGCGTAGAAATCGTAGCACCGGTAACCTAATAGATCCTTTGGTAGAACCTGAACGTTACACTCGAGCCCGTCTCTTTATACGAAAGTTGAAGAAAGCTATGGCTGAGGACCGTAATCAAAGACCGCTTAAGGAATTTGCCCAACCATCTAACGAGGAGCCTAGTTCTAGTATAGTAAACCCAACTTTAACAACTAAAAACTTCGAACTAAAGCCTGCACTATTGCAATTAGTACAACAAAACCAATTCGCAGGTCTCGCTACCGAGAACCCAAATCAACACCTAAAAGTTTTTATCCAGTTAGCCGACACCCTCAAGGCAAATGCTGCTACGTCTAAGGCAATTCGCCTTAGACTGTTCCCATTCTCCCTAAGAGGTAAGGCACGTGACTGGTTAGATTCCCTTACTACCAACTCAATAACAGCTTAG